ccgaaaaaataaatatatgaaacaGGGAGCTCCCATTTACTGccctttttcaaaatttaatgatagaaTGCTGGTGCTTATATATAGACCAACTATATATAAGACTTCCCAATCACAAAGCCAATTGATGAAAAGGAATATGCGTGGGTTAGACTTCCAAGTGACATTGCGAATTGTTTAAGAGGGAAAAACCCACAACCTCAACACTTGATATCATCATTTAATTTCCCTTCAATTTCCACTCATATAGAAGAAAGAGTAATTAAAGTCTTGTGCGCCACTGCAACGCTGGTTGCCACCAACTCACCAAAACACAATGCTTCACTTCCACTATAAAAGCAGCATCCCTACGCCTTGTTTTTCACAAACTTCAGCCCTTCTCtatctatttctctctctctctctgttgcaAATACAGTACTCATGAAGCTAATAATAGTAAGGCCCTCCAATATTCTCCTGCTCTTGAGCTTTCTGTTACTGCAGTACTTATGCATGCTTCAGTTGGCCCAATCTTCCACCACCAGCTTTACCGATCAAGCAGCTCTCATTGCCTTCAATTCTAAACTCACTTCAGGTCCAAACCAAACTGTCTTGGCTGCTAATTGGTCCACAGCTACAAACTTCTGCAATGGGATTGGCATATCATGTAGCCGACGCAGGCAAAGAGTCACTGCTTTGGACCTTTCCAACATGGGGCTCCAAGGCACCATTTCTCCTCATATTGGTAACCTCTCTTTTCTGGTTTATCTCAATTTACGCAACAATAGCTTTTTTGGTTCTATGCCTCATGAGATCAATCGCCTACATCGCTTGAGAATACTCCAGCTGTCATTCAACCAATTGGAAGGTAGCATCCCTCCAACTTTGCATAATTGCCGGAATCTTCAACAAATACGACTTGCTGGAAACCATCTTACGGGTGCAATTCCATCAACCCTCGCCAACATGTTATCATTAGAGGCCTTGCATTTGCAAAACAACAGCCTCACAGGTCCATTTCCTCTTGTCATCTTTAACATATCCTCTCTAACCACAATAGGCCTTACAAATAATCAAATCTCAGGAACTCTTCCAATGGATCTATGTAGCCACTGTCCTAATCTTCAAGGACTTTATCTTTCCTTGAATGAGTTCAGTGGTCAACTCCCTTCACAAATGAATTACTGTACAAATGTTGTAGACTTATCCCTATCATACAATAAATTTGAAGGCAGTATTCCAAAAGGTTTTGGAAGTTTCAATAAGCTTGAAGTGCTATATCTTGGAGGTAACATCTTAACCGGTAATATACCTCCTACCATAAGTAACTTGTCGAGGTTAGTTGAATTTAGCATTGAGGGAAACAACATTAAAGGAAGCATTCCGAGTGATTTATGGCGCCTTTCAAATCTGGAATTATTGTATTTATATCAAAACTATCTCACAGGGACAATCCCCCAAAGCCTTTTCAACATGTCCTCTCTACAAACCATCTCCTTGTTTAATAATTCCCTATATGGCAATCTTCTATCAAATTCTGAATTTTCCTGCCCCAGTCTTGAACGTCTAGCTTTTGGTCTCAACAAATTTAGTGGTCTCATCCCATCGTATCTTTCAAATTGTTCCAAGCTCGTCATATTAGATTTAAGTTCAAACATACTCTCTGGACCAATACCAAAAAGTCTTGGACACTTAAAATACCTTCAAGGGCTTGGTCTAGAAGGCAATCAGCTAACAGGAGAGCCTAAAGATCAAGAGCTTAATTTCCTTTCATACTTATCTAATTGCAGAGTTTTGGAAGTTCTGGTCATATCCAATAATCCATTGGGTATTACTCTTTCGGATTCCATTGGAAACTTTTCAACCACCCTTAGAACCATTTATGCAAACCAATGCCAAATAAAAGGTCGTGTTCCTATGAGTATAGGTTCCTTAAGAGGCTTGATCTCGATTGATCTGAGCAATAACAATTTGACTGGAAACATACCATCCACAATTGGAGGATTGGAGAGGTTACAAAGATTATATCTTGGTGGTAATAAAATCAAAGGATTCATTCCAGAAAGCATATGTCAGCTAAAGAACTTAGGCGAGTTAGATCtttcaaataacaaaatctcTGGATCCATCCCAAATTGCATTTCGAACCTCAATATTCTGCAGAAGCTATACCTGAGTTTTAATAGGCTGGAATCACcaataccattaaatttatggaaCCTTGAGAATCTATTGTTTCTGAACCTATCATTGAATTCCCTTGGTGGGTATTTGTCTCCAAACATGAAAAAATCGAAGGTTATTGTAGCCATCGATTTATCTTGGAACCAAATTACTGGAAGTATTCCAAGCATCATTGGAGCTTTTGAAAGCCTAGGTTATCTTGATTTGTCAAGGAACTCATTTCAAGGAGAAATTCCACAATCTTTTGGAGACTTGAAAGGATTAGATGTGTTAAACCTCTCACACAATAATCTCTCTGGTGTAATTCCTAAATCTCTTGAGGCACTTTTGCATCTCAAGTATTTTAATGTGTCTTTCAACAAGCTATCCGGAGAGATACCATCTAGCGGGCCTTTTGCAAATTTCACAACTAAATCGTTTTTAGGAAACAAAGCTCTTTGTGGGAATccaatttttgaagttttaccTTGTCCAAGTCTGAGCTCCAAAGGATCAAAGGTGAACCAGAGTCTGctcaaatattttcttcctACCATTGGTTCAATTATACTTTGTCTAGCATTGGTCTATATGTTGAGAAGACACCGAGAAAGTAAAATACAGCTTCCAAGTTTATTTAGTACATTGTCTTTATCAAAGCATAGAATGGTATCATATCAAGAGCTTTGCGAAGGGACAAACAACTTTTGTGAAAGCAACTTGCTTGGAGCTGGAGGTTTTGGTTCTGTGTACAAAGGCATGTTGCTTGACGAGACTGTTGTTGCTATTAAAGTTCTAAATTTGCAATTGGCCGGTGCTTTCAAAAGTTTCGATGCAGAATGCAAGGTCTTACGAACAATCCGACATAGGAATCTTGTTAAAGTCATAAGTACATGCTCGAACCCTCAGTTTAGAGCTTTAGTACTGCAATACATGTTGAACGGTAGCCTTGAAAGGTGGTTATACTCTTATAACTACTGCTTGAATCTTCTTCAAAGAGTAAACATTATGGTTGATGTTGCATCGGCGTTGGACTATCTCCATCATTGTCTATCAGAATCTGTGGTTCACTGTGATTTGAAGCCTACCAATATCCTTCTAGATGAGGACATGGTTGCACATGTGGGAGACTTTGGCATTGCAAAGATTTTGGCCGAAAACAAGGATGCTACACAAACCAAAACTCTTGGTACACTTCGCTACATCGCTCCAGGTACATGAATTCAcctctatttattttattgctaaGAGGCCAGCTATCTAATAGTGGCTAATATTAAGAACAACAATAGTTGCTAAGTTTCAAGAATATCAATGTACATGTCAATTTTCCAtaatctaattttatattggccTTAGATTCATATGAATATACACTAATgataaaaattacacaaatcatGATGCTTAGTTGGCAGATAATTACCTTTTGTTCCTCTTATTTATTGATtactaattattataaaatatgctgaaagaaatatttatatcaaagacaattatattatgtGCTTCTTGCTCACTACGTTAATATGGAGTAATTTAATAGAATAGGTATAGTGTAGTTTCGAAtacaaaatgtattggaacgATTGCActaaaattgatataaaaaaagaaaagaaaaatgaaaaaagctATCCACGTGTGatgattaatttatgtttaacTTTGACGAGGTtataaagttatttttatttatgtaaataattacttaaaaaaatagaacattgCCCTTATGATAACAAAGCTCAACGGTCCGCTCATAAAAGTACGTGGACTTATTAAAAGTTGTTTATAGCATAATTATAATTCTTCTTTATGAATTTGGTGTGTatacagtatatatatacacctttTCTTCTTGGCTGAGATAtgtggataatttttttaaaagaaatagttGAGTTACTAACTTGGCCTCCTCTACAATTGTGGGTGTGGATAGAATATGGTTCCGAAGGAAAAGTCTCCATCAAAGGCGATGTTTATAGCTATGGTATTACATTGTTGGAGATGATCACAAGGAAGAAACCTACTGACAACATGTTTGTAGGAGAATTGACTATGAGACAATGGATAAATGCATCACTTCGCAACAGAATGATGGAAGTTGTGGATGAAGGTTTATTGATaacagaaaatggaagagataTAACTACCATGAAAAGTGTTCTATCATCCATCATGGAATTAGGCTTAAGGTGTTCTGAAGAGTTACCAGATGAAAGAATCGATATTAAAGATGTGCTtgtgaaacttcaaaaaattaaacttacaCTTTCTGAAAACAGAAATCGGGGTGTCTGATATCTtttatataggttttttttttttttttttttaatttcttgaagTACTTACAACTGGTGTTTTATATTTGTATGACATTTCATGTTTAAATAAATGGCTTGGGATGTTGTAACATCTTCCTCGAGCCTTTTCTCATCTTTCTTCTCCTTACTCTTCTTATTgagatttataaaatttaagcaaagtttattttttatgcattgTGGGtactaaattaatataatctCAAACTCCAAAAAATCTCGCAGTTTATATTGGATCCATTTATGAAAACTAAGGAATGACTGAAGGATTTTGAATGGGAGAAAcggaaaattaaagaaaaaaataaataaaaattggttttCAGAAGGAAATTGAGCTTTCTCGTTCATGGAACATAATAGATAATTAGTCAttatagaataattattttataagattGATTGTAAGAAGATTTAATTACCATCAATTCTGATTGTAATTGAAATTTCATAACAAAGTGAAGAGATGAAAGCTTAGAGAGGCGTGCATTCATATGTCAAAACCTCATAAGCTACATTTTTTCTTAGAGATGTGCAGgtgatttgaataatttcaaacatctttttctcatctttttttcttcttacatTTCTTATTGAGATATATCAAATTTACTGATCAAGGTTTATTCTCTATGCTTCACAGGtactaaattaatataatctCTAACgccaaaaaattaatatgaccaATTTACTGacttatatatgtacatatatgaacttaaaaaattaaaaaattaaaaattaaaaaaattaaaaattaaaaaaaaaaagtagagtaGCCTACATCCATATGTTAAAACCTTATAAGCTACATTTTCTCTCAATCGATATAATTATATAcaaaactctatttatag
Above is a genomic segment from Corylus avellana chromosome ca9, CavTom2PMs-1.0 containing:
- the LOC132191624 gene encoding receptor kinase-like protein Xa21 is translated as MLQLAQSSTTSFTDQAALIAFNSKLTSGPNQTVLAANWSTATNFCNGIGISCSRRRQRVTALDLSNMGLQGTISPHIGNLSFLVYLNLRNNSFFGSMPHEINRLHRLRILQLSFNQLEGSIPPTLHNCRNLQQIRLAGNHLTGAIPSTLANMLSLEALHLQNNSLTGPFPLVIFNISSLTTIGLTNNQISGTLPMDLCSHCPNLQGLYLSLNEFSGQLPSQMNYCTNVVDLSLSYNKFEGSIPKGFGSFNKLEVLYLGGNILTGNIPPTISNLSRLVEFSIEGNNIKGSIPSDLWRLSNLELLYLYQNYLTGTIPQSLFNMSSLQTISLFNNSLYGNLLSNSEFSCPSLERLAFGLNKFSGLIPSYLSNCSKLVILDLSSNILSGPIPKSLGHLKYLQGLGLEGNQLTGEPKDQELNFLSYLSNCRVLEVLVISNNPLGITLSDSIGNFSTTLRTIYANQCQIKGRVPMSIGSLRGLISIDLSNNNLTGNIPSTIGGLERLQRLYLGGNKIKGFIPESICQLKNLGELDLSNNKISGSIPNCISNLNILQKLYLSFNRLESPIPLNLWNLENLLFLNLSLNSLGGYLSPNMKKSKVIVAIDLSWNQITGSIPSIIGAFESLGYLDLSRNSFQGEIPQSFGDLKGLDVLNLSHNNLSGVIPKSLEALLHLKYFNVSFNKLSGEIPSSGPFANFTTKSFLGNKALCGNPIFEVLPCPSLSSKGSKVNQSLLKYFLPTIGSIILCLALVYMLRRHRESKIQLPSLFSTLSLSKHRMVSYQELCEGTNNFCESNLLGAGGFGSVYKGMLLDETVVAIKVLNLQLAGAFKSFDAECKVLRTIRHRNLVKVISTCSNPQFRALVLQYMLNGSLERWLYSYNYCLNLLQRVNIMVDVASALDYLHHCLSESVVHCDLKPTNILLDEDMVAHVGDFGIAKILAENKDATQTKTLGTLRYIAPEYGSEGKVSIKGDVYSYGITLLEMITRKKPTDNMFVGELTMRQWINASLRNRMMEVVDEGLLITENGRDITTMKSVLSSIMELGLRCSEELPDERIDIKDVLVKLQKIKLTLSENRNRGV